In the Ursus arctos isolate Adak ecotype North America unplaced genomic scaffold, UrsArc2.0 scaffold_5, whole genome shotgun sequence genome, one interval contains:
- the LOC113261865 gene encoding olfactory receptor 2AJ1-like, whose product MMGHENHSFTSDFILLGLFSSSQSSLVFFSFIFIIFIMAVTENTVMILLILRDSRLHTPMYFLLSHLSFMDILHISNIVPKMVTDFLSGSRTISFAGCGFQIFLSLTLLGGECLLLAAMSYDRYVAICHPLHYPILMNDYVRVLMAGGSWLVGTVNSIVHTAYALHFPFCGSRAIDHFFCEVPAMLKLSCVDTTLYEREAYVSGIIFLFIPVSLIFVSYVQILLTVFQMKSSEAQKKSFSTCSFHMIVVTMYYGPFIFTYMRPKSYHTLGQDKYLAIFYTILTPTLNPIIYSFRNKDVLEAMKNMLKCNCLH is encoded by the coding sequence ATGATGGGGCATGAGAATCACAGTTTCACcagtgatttcattcttttaggactcttttcttcttcccaatcAAGTctagttttcttctcctttatattcatcatttttattatggCTGTGACAGAAAACACAGTCATGATCCTCCTTATCCTCAGGGACTCAAGACTCCATACTCCAATGTATTTCCTGCTCAGCCATCTGTCTTTCATGGACATCTTGCATATTTCCAACATTGTTCCCAAGATGGTCACTGACTTTCTGTCAGGCAGCAGAACTATTTCATTTGCAGGTTGTGGCTTCCAGATATTTCTATCCCTCACGCTCCTGGGTGGTGAGTGCCTTCTCCTGGCAGCAATGTCTTATGATCGCTATGTAGCCATCTGTCACCCACTGCACTATCCCATTCTTATGAATGACTATGTCCGCGTTCTCATGGCTGGAGGGTCCTGGCTTGTTGGGACTGTCAACTCCATAGTCCACACAGCTTATGCACTCCACTTTCCCTTCTGTGGCTCAAGAGCCATTgatcactttttctgtgaagtcCCTGCCATGTTGAAGTTGTCCTGTGTGGACACAACACTCTATGAACGAGAAGCTTATGTAAGTGGcataatttttctgtttatccCTGTCTCCTTGATCTTTGTTTCTTATGTCCAAATTCTCCTTACTGTCTTTCAAATGAAATCATCAGAAGCACAGAAAAAGTCATTTTCTACCTGTTCCTTCCACATGATTGTGGTCACAATGTACTATGGGCCATTTATTTTCACATACATGAGACCCAAATCATACCACACACTGGGTCAGGACAAATATTTAGCAATATTCTATACCATCCTCACACCCACATTGAACCCCATCATCTACAGCTTTAGGAATAAAGATGTTCTGGAGGCAATGAAAAATATGCTCAAGTGTAACTGTCTCCATTAA